One Salvia miltiorrhiza cultivar Shanhuang (shh) chromosome 6, IMPLAD_Smil_shh, whole genome shotgun sequence genomic window, catttaaattaaatctttaattttaaaatttaacattTTATGCTTGAGGTCCTGAATTCGAGTTCACTATGAtgcgatttttaaatttatttatttacttatgtaatatatatatatatatatatatataatatttcttttaaattaaaatttcaacattacattaattaaaataaaatacaataatttaaatgaaattacaataattaaaaagcatcacatgaattaaaataaaattacatcgATTCTCTTCTCGATGCTTCATGACTCACTCGAGCAGCGAATTGTGCACTGTCGATTCTCGCGCATCTACCTTCCATTTGTCTGCGTTGAGAATTGAAAAATCGAGAGCTTCTGGTTGAGTGTTGCTTTTGCGACGCAGTCCATGGCGTCGTAGTATTTAACCTTGTCATTGTACGTCGAGAACTCCACCTTCTTGTCCTTCCCTTTGTCTCGCTTTGTTGCTTTCTGACCTATAGGCAGTGACGGAGGGAGAGGGGGGGcagtgggggcactgggccccactggaaatttcaaaaaaaactaggggtattttagtaatttcacattaatattaaataaataattaaataatattattttagtttCAATCCTAGTTTCTCCCTCATTGATTGCGGTTCTCCCAGAAAttcgctctctctctccccgCAATCAGCAACTCCAACGCCGCCCCTACTCCAACGACGACGCTGCGACGACCCTCACCACCACGGCACCACCGCTGCTCCATCAACACTGCAGGTTGCACATCATACTAATTTAGAGTAAGAATATCCCCAAATCACAAGCCCTAATTCAATTTTATGAGTTTTCCCTTTAATAAGCAGGGTATGCGTATGAATAATAACATCAATTATCAACgaaaatcatcataaaaataataaacatgAATAGCAAAAAAGGATTACCTTCCGCGGCGCTGTTGCGATCTGAACTGGAGGTTCCATGATTTCCAAAGACTAAAgtggaagaaaagaaaaagaaatacatATGGCCATGGGATTTGGCTTTGAACAACACGTGTAAAGCAAAAAAAACACTCTTAAAGCCATTGAAATTTGTATATTTGTTTATTCAAAGTGGTCTTCCCTAGTTTCCTTAATTCCTTTCATTTGAAACGTGTATAATCAAAAACTGAGTTAATTGTTTAGTTATTCCTTTGTttcatctttatttatttgtttatttattatttatttattgtttaattttgtttattataTTTTAGATAAATGGAACGCTATTATTCGAAAGCATCTCCCAAGGTAGATGTTCCAtcttcatcagtgaatgaacaTCCTCAAATATTACCAAAGGAAGTGAGCATTGGAGTTGATTCTCCACCTCAAGCATCAACAAAGGGAATGAATATTGAAATCGATTTAGAAAATCTTCCAAGTGATCCGGGACTACGACTTGATATAATGAGCTATCCACCAAATTTAATTGAGCAGGTTCGTAGAGCCTATTTATTGAAAGGTCCATGTCAGCCACGGAATCATGACTTTCCTCAAAAGATGGAAGGAAATCGAAAACGCAAATTTGTTCCATTTTGGTTTGATGAATTCAAGACTTGGCTAGAATATAGCATTACAAAAGACGCAGTTTTTTGTTTAAACTGTTATCTCTTTTCATCGGGGCGTAGTGAAAAGGGACATGATGCTTTCGTATCTGGAGGATTTAATTGTTGGCGCAAAAAAGAAAGATTGAGATATCATGTTGGAGACCATACTAGTGAGCATAATAGATGTAGATTGGCATGTGAAGATTTGATGAATCAAGCCCAACACATTGAAGTGAATCTTTCTAGAGTATCAaaacaatctaagattgattATCGTTGTAGATTGAATGCTTCGGTTGTTTGTCTTCGCTATCTTATTATGCAAGGTTTAGCTTTTCGAGGAAATGATGAGTCGGAAAGATCCTTAAATCAAGGGAATTTTATTGAGCTTTTGAAAGTTGTTGCTTCTTGCAATGAAGATATATCTAATGTTGTATTGAAAAATGCTCCTGACAACCTCAAGCTTACATCTCCTGACATCCAAAGTGATATCATAAATGCAGCTGCAGTTGAGACAACAAAAGCTATCATTATGGATATTGGAAATGGCTTTTTCTCTATTTTAGTTGATGAGTGTCGGGATGTATCTGTCAAGGAGCAAATGGGTGTTGTTATACGCTATGTGGATAAGAATGGATGTGTTATTGAACGTTTTCTTGGTCTTGTGCATGTTAGTGATACAGCTTCAACCTCACTTGAGATGGGTATTGATTCTTTGTTCTCTACTCATGGTTTAAGTGTTTCCAGTTTGAGAGGTCAGGGATATGATGGTGCAAGCAACATGAGAGGTGAGTTCAATGGGTTGAAAAGTTTGATACTTAAGAGAACTCCTAGTGCTTATTATGTTCATTGTTTTGCTCATCAACTTCAACTCACAATTGTTGCTGTTGCTAAAAAACATACAAGTATTGGGTCATTTTTTAATACTGTCACACGATTATGCAATGTTGTTGGTGGTTCTTGTAAGCGCAGAGATATGCTTCGAGAGAATCAAAGAGAAAAAATCATTGAAGGTATTGCAAATGGTGAAATTAATACGGGAAGAGGATTAAATCAAGAGATGGAATTGAAGCGGCCCGGGGATACTCGTTGGAGTTCTCATTATGGTACTCTTATCAACCTAATGCATTTATTTTCTTCTATTATTGATGTTCTTGAGTATGTTGGGAAGAATGGAAATGATGATGCACAGAGGGCTGAAGCCATTGATTTGTTAGACGTTATGAATCGctttgagtttgtgtttgtgttaCATATTATGAGGAAAATCTTGGGAATCACACATTAACTATCTCAAGTGCTACAAAGAAAGGATCAAGATATTGTTAATGCTATGAATCTTGTTAAAGTGGCAAAAACACGTTTGCAAGCGATGAGAGATGATGGTTGGGAGATTTTGTTGACTGAAGTTTCCAAGTTTTGTAGCACACATGAGATAATTATGCTTGATATGGAGGATGAATATGTAGCTCGAGGAAGAGGAAGACGTAGAGTTGAGAAAATGACCAATCTCCATCATTATCGAGTTGAGTTATTTTATTCTGTGATTGATATGCAAGTTCTAGAGTTAAATCATCGTTTTGATGAAATCAACACAGAGTTACTTTTATGCATGGCATGCTTGGATCCTAGAGATTCATTTTCTGCATTTGATGTCAAGAAGCTGGTTCGCCTTGCAAAGCTTTACCCATCTGAATTTTCTGAAGTAACTTTGTATGAACTTGAAAGTCAGCTTGAGAACTTTATTTTTGATGTGCGCTTAGATGAAAAGTTCTCAAAATTATTAGGGATCGGAGGTCTGGCTCAAAAGATGGTTTCTACAAGAAAACATGAAGTTTTTCCGTTAGTTTATCAGTTAATCAAGTTGTCATTGGTTCTACCAGTTGCTACAGCTACAGTGGAAAGAGCTTTTTCAGCTATGAAGTTCATAAAGAGTGCTCTACGCAATCGTATGGGAGATAAGCTGTTAAATGATTGTCTGGTATCTTACATCGAAAAAGATGTATTTGTAAATGTTACTAATGAAGCGATTATGCAGCGGTTTCAAAACATGAAAAATAGAAGGGAAATGTTATAATGGTaggaaatttatttttatttttgtaatactGTAGTGCAACTAAAGCAATATTGTGATtttattgagattgttatttatTCGGAGTCTTctatattcttttttatgaacttattatattatgattattatttggCCCCCCCTGATTAAAATGTCTGGCTACGTCACTGCCTATAGGCCTTGTCGTTATGCTCAGCTCTGAGGACCAACATGTCCCATCCGAGCCTTCCAACACTTCGAGGTTATTTTTCAATCCATTTAATTAAAGGGTGTGCATAACAAGAATCATACGCATTCGCCTTTAAGCCGGGGTCGAAGGGAAGGGCCGGCATTCTAGCCGGAAGGTGTAGCAATGACGGGCGGGCGACGGGGCTCGATGCGGCGCAAAAGCCCCGCAGCGGTTGCTCTCAAAGTCTATGCGAGACCTCTTCAATATAATTAGAATTAGAACATGAAAAAAGAGAAATGAAtgaagaggaaaaaaaatacatgtggaACAAAAATGGCAAAGCACAAATTTCAAGACATGAATTGAATCAAGAAAGGCCATAATTTTCTGAGAAAGCAAAAACTCgttttattgtaattatttttagtaaaatagCAAAAAGCTACATAAATACTATTTTTGCTGATGACATTTAACCAGACTTTATCTGAGTACACTAATTTTATTGCCAAACAAAGTGTTGAGAAAGCGATGGCAAATAGTAACCAAACagaaaaaatattgaaacaaaagaaactggAAAAACAGAGGCCGTGTTTGGGAGATGTGAACTTATCAATGAAAGCAGTAAAAGCTTAAAGATATCAATCCTTTTCACTGCAGCAGATATCCAACGATCAAATTTTGCTTTTTCGCAGACCATAAACCACTGCACCAAACAATGCttgtttaccaaaaaaaaaaacaaatatatgCATCTTTTTTTGGAAAAGAAAAACagaattaaaaggaaaaaaagattTAGCATTCTTACTTTCCTTTAATTTCCTGTATGAGCCAATCAATCCAAACAATAGACTTATGTATATGTTTGTATGTATTTAATCTCTAATTTTCGAATTTTGGCACTCTTGATAATATTAGAAACTAATATTGCACATGATATACGTGTGATATTAACATGGGTTGACTTAAGGGGGTCTTAACCCCctactaaataattttttgtcaCTCGGTTCCGTTCATTCGAtagaaaatgtgagaaaatatatattttcattatttttcattatttttcacatgttttattatgataattttttttttcaaacaagataaaatattttcttggacggttctttttttttttatcaggaaaAGAGCTTTATTAAAAAACCGTCGGTACCGGAGGTACCATAATCGTTCGTTACACAAAAAAGGAAGAAAGATCACTTGAGCACGAAGAGGAGAAGCTCGACTCCTTATCTAACAACCTGAAAATTTTGTTCCAGCTCCACATTCTTGCTTTAACCTCCAAGACCATGTTTTTAATATCCCAAGCCTTACCATCGAATTTGCTTTCATTGCGCCGCTTCCAAAGTAACCAGTTAACGCAAATCCACAGCGCCTTTAAGAACTTCCAGCTCTTCTTGGACGGATCTaattcactcattttctctctttctcattttttttcatatttagtAAACGCACCctcataaaattattaaataattaccATTTTGTGGGGATCGTTGTGCAAACACTCTTATTATCGAATCGGATAGTAGAAAAATTATACTGTATTGAAAAAATCTTAATCTTGAAAATGATAAAATGCAGCCTTGATCAATAACCTTTTGTGTGTCCATGACTCATTACTAATATATGTGGAAAACCAATATctgtactttttttttgttcttattGAGAGACAACAATGTCTATACTTTAAAGTTGGGAATGGAAGATGAAATATTCGACTGCTACAATTGTACGTGGCATATCAGATTTCTTATTTGTATtcagttttattttgttttgagaATTTTATTTAACTATTGAGAAAGCTATGGCAACGCTAtctaaaacaataaaaaatattgacaTATTATTAATAATCTTCCAAATAGTAATACTTATTACCGGGGACGGATCcaggggggctgaagcccccccccccaccccccaccaacTATTGACAAAAAGTTATGTACGAGAAACGTTTTTAACTAtagtaaaaatttaattttagctgaatattgaaaaaatttaaaaactaaagAAGAATTGGGAATagtaaaaattgatattatgaaattaaatttcattgtagaaaattaatatttttcttcaattattGTATTGCTTCAAATATTTTAGTAAATAACCGATCAAtacattatttaaaaattaaaattaaaataaagctcataatCTAACACAGACATTGATCGAGCTAtgcactaattaattaattatgttgtgaatgtgattatatatttttcttacatAAGTACAATAATATAACAAAAAATGAATATTaagaaattatttttgaaaaagaaagCACTTATAATTTCGGAGAATTTGGGTCATCGCATCAAATCAATTGGGCTTATCCGGGCCGGGCCGGCCGATGAAGCATGTGAGTGGGCTTGGACTGCTAAAAATGGATAGTGGTCCCTTTGTAAAACTGAGGCCCAAATTTAAGCCCGATCCATATATGTATTTTATGCTATTGGGTTTATTTGATTCTATCTATAGCTGTACACATA contains:
- the LOC130990025 gene encoding uncharacterized protein LOC130990025, with amino-acid sequence MERYYSKASPKVDVPSSSVNEHPQILPKEVSIGVDSPPQASTKGMNIEIDLENLPSDPGLRLDIMSYPPNLIEQVRRAYLLKGPCQPRNHDFPQKMEGNRKRKFVPFWFDEFKTWLEYSITKDAVFCLNCYLFSSGRSEKGHDAFVSGGFNCWRKKERLRYHVGDHTSEHNRCRLACEDLMNQAQHIEVNLSRVSKQSKIDYRCRLNASVVCLRYLIMQGLAFRGNDESERSLNQGNFIELLKVVASCNEDISNVVLKNAPDNLKLTSPDIQSDIINAAAVETTKAIIMDIGNGFFSILVDECRDVSVKEQMGVVIRYVDKNGCVIERFLGLVHVSDTASTSLEMGIDSLFSTHGLSVSSLRGQGYDGASNMRGEFNGLKSLILKRTPSAYYVHCFAHQLQLTIVAVAKKHTSIGSFFNTVTRLCNVVGGSCKRRDMLRENQREKIIEGIANGEINTGRGLNQEMELKRPGDTRWSSHYGTLINLMHLFSSIIDVLEYVGKNGNDDAQRAEAIDLLDVMNRFEFVFVLHIMRKILGITH
- the LOC130990026 gene encoding uncharacterized protein LOC130990026, giving the protein MNLVKVAKTRLQAMRDDGWEILLTEVSKFCSTHEIIMLDMEDEYVARGRGRRRVEKMTNLHHYRVELFYSVIDMQVLELNHRFDEINTELLLCMACLDPRDSFSAFDVKKLVRLAKLYPSEFSEVTLYELESQLENFIFDVRLDEKFSKLLGIGGLAQKMVSTRKHEVFPLVYQLIKLSLVLPVATATVERAFSAMKFIKSALRNRMGDKLLNDCLVSYIEKDVFVNVTNEAIMQRFQNMKNRREML